In the Terriglobales bacterium genome, CGGCTTCCTGTTTCTCTTTTTGCAACTTGAACTGCATTGCGAGGGATTCCTGCTCGGCCGATTGCTTCAGCTCGATCGACCGTTTTAAGGCCTCGGGTAATTGAATGTCTCTCAGCAAGACTTTCTCAACCACGATTCCTCTGGACGCAAGTTGGGACGCCAAGTTTGACTCTATTTCTTTTGCTACCTGCTCTCTTTCCCCGGTGTAAAGCGCGTTTGCTCCATGGGACGAAGTGGCTTCACGAATCGAGGAGCGAAGCGTAGGCTCGACAATCTTGATTTGATAGTCAGCACCTAGACGCTGATAGACGTCGGCTGCCTTGTCCTTGTCGAGATGGAACAGCAGAGAAGCCTCCAACGTCATGATCAATCCCTCGCTGGAGGGAACCGACGCGGTCTCTTTTTGTTCCTGTGTCCTGACCGACAGCTGATTCGAAGACTTAAGCGGATCGATCAGGTGAATACCTTCCGGCAACACATCGCCAGTCACCCGGCCGAACTTCGTCAGAACACCGACATTACCTGTATCTACTTTCGTGATCGAGCATGCTCCCATAAAGAAGAGCAGCACCAGAATCACGACACTCAACACCACTCGTGACAAGCCACCAACATTCATCTGCTTTTCGCTTCCGTACTCCGGCATCTTCATCGCCTCCTCCAATTTAAGAGCGT is a window encoding:
- a CDS encoding prohibitin family protein codes for the protein MKMPEYGSEKQMNVGGLSRVVLSVVILVLLFFMGACSITKVDTGNVGVLTKFGRVTGDVLPEGIHLIDPLKSSNQLSVRTQEQKETASVPSSEGLIMTLEASLLFHLDKDKAADVYQRLGADYQIKIVEPTLRSSIREATSSHGANALYTGEREQVAKEIESNLASQLASRGIVVEKVLLRDIQLPEALKRSIELKQSAEQESLAMQFKLQKEKQEADRKRIEAQGIKDFQTIVAQGITPGLLEWKGIEATEKVAASPNSKIVIVGNQKNGLPLVLGGS